In Aspergillus fumigatus Af293 chromosome 2, whole genome shotgun sequence, a genomic segment contains:
- a CDS encoding translation initiation factor 4B: protein MAPAKQKAQKMSIGTFLADESLGSWADEMEDMPLPSPPSQPSYGGDRRGAGPPSGAFGNGLNDRGGYATREPLPLPTQPPYTAHVGNLSFEATSADINDLFAGCGVTNVRIVEDKLTRSPKGFGYVEFETVDGLRRALDLSGTTLQGRAIRVSIAEPPKERDVKELDWTRKGPLPAPEQPPRRVPDRSTFGRNLDNLSDAGSERAGARRNFESDGKVRDFGNWERKGPLSPVTGPVREGGRPRSNEGPGFRRSSPAWGEGRSQDGSRPPRREFQERTPTAAELDNSWRARMRPDQPPAKEPSNPPSPAATPASPAAPASRPKLNLQKRTVTDTPSSPAPSTDSKASPFGGARPIDTAARERQVEERRQLALRQKKEAEEKAKAEKAEKQRQSKEQAKSEKSVPAADPNGKDSMDIPQGGKNFEILRQAGEDEGGAAEQEQPEEAPAAAAGDEASKQAPASKTNGNWRSGGPTQPAEAAADEEGWSTVSSRQRNNRRGQSGRTFA from the exons ATGG CGCCCGCAAAGCAGAAAGCCCAGAAGATGTCCATCGGCACCTTCCTGGCCGATGAAA GCCTTGGCTCCTGGGCcgatgagatggaggatatgCCTTTGCCTT ctcctccttcccagCCCAGCTACGGAGGTGACCGCCGCGGCGCTGGCCCTCCTTCAGGTGCATTCGGCAATGGTTTAAATG ACCGTGGTGGATATGCGACCAGAGAGCCTCTCCCACTTCCTACTCAACCGCCTTACACTGCTCACGTTGGAAACCTTTCTTTTGAGGCGACCTCGGCCGATATCAACGACCTGTTTGCTGGGTGTGGCGTGACGAATGTCCGTATTGTTGAAGATAAGTTGACAAGAAGCCCCAAGGGCTTCGGCTATGTTGAATTTGAGACCGTCGACGGCTTGAGGAGGGCCCTTGACCTCTCAGGAACCACCCTTCAGGGAAGAGCGATTCGTGTCAGCATCGCTGAGCCCC CCAAGGAGCGTGATGTCAAGGAGCTTGACTGGACTCGCAAGGGCCCCTTGCCCGCGCCCGAGCAACCTCCCCGTCGCGTGCCCGACCGCTCGACTTTCGGACGCAATCTTGACAACCTCTCCGATGCCGGTAGCGAACGTGCCGGTGCTCGTCGCAACTTCGAGTCCGATGGAAAGGTGCGCGATTTCGGCAATTGGGAGCGCAAGGGTCCTCTTTCTCCGGTGACTGGACCAGTCAGAGAAGGTGGCCGGCCTCGCAGCAACGAAGGCCCCGGCTTCAGAAGAAGCTCGCCCGCTTGGGGTGAGGGACGCTCTCAGGATGGCTCGAGACCCCCGCGCCGCGAATTCCAGGAGCGCACCCCCACTGCCGCCGAACTCGATAACTCATGGAGAGCCAGGATGCGCCCCGATCAGCCCCCTGCCAAGGAACCCAGTaaccctccttctcccgcCGCTACTCCCGCCTCCCCTGCCGCCCCCGCCTCTCGCCCTAAGTTGAACCTCCAGAAACGGACTGTCACCGACACTCCGTCCAGCCCCGCTCCCAGCACTGATTCGAAAGCTAGCCCATTCGGTGGTGCTCGGCCCATCGATACTGCCGCTAGAGAGAGACAAGTTGAGGAGCGTCGTCAACTAGCGCTCCGtcagaagaaggaagctgaagagaaggccaaggccgagaaaGCCGAGAAGCAGCGTCaatccaaggagcaggccaAGAGCGAGAAATCTGTGCCTGCCGCCGATCCCAACGGCAAGGACAGCATGGACATCCCTCAGGGCGGCAAGAACTTCGAGATCCTCCGGCAGGCCGGTGAGGATGAAGGCGGCGCTGCCGAGCAAGAGCAACCGGAAGAAGCTCCTGCCGCCGCTGCGGGTGATGAGGCCTCGAAGCAGGCTCCCGCCAGCAAGACGAACGGTAACTGGCGAAGCGGAGGTCCTACCCAGCCCGCCGAGGCTGccgcagacgaagaaggcTGGAGCACTGTCAGCTCGAGGCAACGCAACAACCGTCGTGGACAGTCTGGACGTACATTCGCATAG
- a CDS encoding FMP27 family protein codes for MTLFNPTTVLVGFLLLYLSSFLIFAIVRIATGVSIQRIGYFSLRRIAYVPREGIQVELRGLGLSLHPPSFAQPTWLSLRLTELKVTVNPSALGKGRNSDTAKADVPEPQSSSDVADTSQDGGESSPARARRSKTWKTLTRMKEQVKRLHRKIHWLKLVDVVAVNTTINFLEAGQFQIGSLSLAVDTRRKMVDRAKVFRRKKDESGELCPAEWIMNVQNVLLAVDGNEPAEVLDHVQVNIHGLLHSDRDGLRDTSIALKIGRLHIPYDELATVSQRIKQFRRSRKDLVVNDTDDEISFADFVEELDRPGSRDDVIVQRVADSKEFASSLLRGIREIQLALSFFRLSRIVQPSSAGQKSVYLNVISHEIGVDLHRMDQRSPAHRMYFQRDDVAHQALLAAISLSVSLDDSSGETDNIVYIPMATTTIKTTLPSKTVGSFDNHNAEERNTNILFANFVVTSPSLDLEPHHLDRLLGLVQTRASSSRGKKRDNHRLISRLLPKANIKLSVHEPVVRLVLPINKESAGSDDDYNLLISSISAIALDIDSSHSSEGGVHYSLSSVYRVADHKLYYQTPTGVKHNLLTTETLELKVLLNASPEVCVIATGTLNTCSVHMVNGEVNRGIRQVVEQLRAQMQNRRRASMGHQERKPSILRRIPPWLLNFQFEATGLSLEIAGVDSTVSKLSRGVSLQLQSWTAEYRAQKAEPTHISLVRRRTPSHSTIGDESPFRFPPTSPPRQIQHGAADGRRLAFHARGFEGFVIESEDYLEPEPFFSLPRFEVALSTQSDRLGPIFHINSVLKGVYLQYSLYRYYCLGVAVSVIQDAFIQHPTEAPTQPPFEWHPKDSASSPSVPRPPLQRSELITVDIRATVVQIKTFLPADPPMLLQIYGLAAGSHRLSSPYVKAQLIRLHAEAPKLKGVWARIISMNNVKADLRKFKLKQGSNLVEEKSIDVWADFIRIGVPHHMIMHRVFDNWVNTAKALKQLHHRFKNRSSEFISARDPEAPKKVPRISLRSKALLFELEDDAFEWKLGCIYRTGLLEQRQRLAREEAFELKVQKIRESGQRRAPSRLRTRSSHRTLRSERTSHDTKRSKSADPKPRGHATETKGGRGRRFRYDTEGSACLSTDSKISEEKAWLRLQEHNARSWKQKIDAAFRFQGSSIKEIRNLFSGADEPPDDATVTEKILAIPNRPGIMSALITDLSLVIDKPSFPIEEFPSFLHRLGKGIPLSTQYALLIPMSFHLNMGESRVNLRDYPLDLLHIPALRPGQSPRLSSWSLRTDFVIAEEYRDYRSSRKVQLELVPSTELSDGTTSPPFLIDVWRSVSPVKTYSDPTIEINTSLPTSISWGMSYQPVIQDMMKIIEGFTKTEIDPSERVGFWDKIRLSFHSRIRVLWKEDGDVHLRLKGSRDPYVVTGFGGGFVMCWKKDVKWEIHTSDDPKEFMSVTSGEYVLAIPDYSNEARYAQEATAHDLESTSSSSDFKNATLFKKVVMKLSGDVRLVAGLVFERNIDGDKRSFEFKPHYDVVLRNPEFIDPEERKDYDAYRGFRSNHIHLSISVVAPVSRNWDVDHLQPSASYNAVHLSPRFFTHFFNWWSLFSGVMSLPVRQGPLWPGITKTSKKFNRHLATVKYKLLLAPLFVAHIYKHKDREDYAEDVVTATGLKVRLDSLKLDVHQRREQIKTVAKGRLKQTKTSAMRINQGQLDLQAADFRAVSVSIEGTNLDDIQKNRDDIISSFQQPVPSVDLSRFTIPDQNLDWVDMDDFVELDWILPQESNPKTHILPLAFTPRFTYFRQTDHGDITPDQTGYSPFGHEPTHDCVMSESNEPRRVQMELIRDRLATVEAQIRNFDRRIGEQELRMAKDVDHHSDLKKEHDDFIRQAESLARRRAFLVTGLRRLEAQLSREEKTPMDKKPENFASDSSFRLGADSDSTNDGKEADLDGLYSSHNDEYASDFNNRFLIHNMQLKWNNSLRNIILRYIHQVSQRRGFVYYMSRRAVKFILDIVEEQNKNNQRRSKMFKDSSRRPSNADTDEDSVEDRIEQLLNDTKRFVSAEEQESVDSVTQTQPDSDSSSENISPEFTPQNSYYLRLIAPQIQLQSAKNQKSVLLVAASGMQLKVISIMDKERVSDDVSGLVQRRFSLDMDGAQFFVATQKNLMNHLQFYAGNKYGNAPGSAWPPWVTLEAMFDFELNPFGFSRIIQKTSASLRYDKYNNLRLKYNEEVAKGQSKHVGPDGQETRMDHISVDFPHFRAICDSAEYYSMYIIVLDLLLYSEPLEKVRNERLERILLTSDFSDLRGAPEMVFKLQSRIRQLEEIKEHFQINAQNLDKHGWEDRLVLEKDLAQCEDELFFLMKAITTSQRRIEPTTSGANGILRWKISASEVVWHLMMDQCQPLVEFQLRNAEYDRTDNSDGSNHNLVAVERIYGLNLLPDAIYPQIIVPYLDQAKNLDEPDENMIRVKWHMLEAVGGIPVLDDFEVSLFPLKIQLERELGQRVFEYIFPNVRSNGFDGGFSPFMIKNMKPLDVSESEEDNDSPSPPPSAQGASDISTEDLSGPKGPGAIELRLQPTRSLADETRPRSRHSSYNLKGLGMTAIHKKEQQGSNRLGVSQSDRPATSASSLSKKKSVESMRMLSRQPTDKSIANGSTANVGEDKGKKFTLIPNKSGKSKEAQDDLSQMMSRASSYMTLAHVKVNDVVLCLSYKGKGEHNLEDIHDFVFRLPVLEYRNKTWSNLDLALRLKKDVIKALISHAPAILGNKFSHHRPSKQQLKRYREVASPSQLLQNQDSASNAPSGKTQSLASYDSNSEHSGSTSQRSVHSGTSPLARSQSLGSSMLSIQDQGIPFDSRSASEVDVDARWEQSRRIVNPPNRPLTSGQAIARAETKIWDGPDESHKMTIRSFGRKLLPSRK; via the exons ATGACGCTCTTTAATCCGACGACCGTCCTCGTGggtttcctcctcctctaccTTTCCTCGTTCCTTATCTTCGCCATCGTTCGAATCGCAACGGGAGTTTCTATTCAGCGAATCGGCTATTTTTCCCTCCGCCGCATTGCCTATGTTCCAAGAGAAGGGATACAAGTCGAACTTCGTGGCTTGGGATTATCTCTACATCCTCCGTCCTTCGCGCAACCGACATGGCTGAGTCTTCGCTTGACGGAACTGAAAGTGACCGTGAATCCTTCGGCTTTGGGCAAGGGGCGTAATAGCGACACAGCAAAGGCGGATGTGCCTGAGCCTCAAAGCTCTTCGGACGTGGCGGATACTTCGCAGGATGGAGGGGAGAGCAGCCCAGCACGAGCTCGGCGGAGCAAGACGTGGAAGACACTCACACGGATGAAAGAGCAGGTCAAGAGACTACACAGAAAGATACATTGGCTCAAATTGGTGGACGTCGTTGCAGTGAATACAACGATCAACTTCCTCGAAGCTGGCCAATTCCAGATAGGATCGCTCTCGTTGGCGGTGGACACCAGGCGGAAGATGGTGGACCGGGCAAAGGTGTTTCGCCGAAAAAAGGATGAGTCTGGTGAACTATGCCCTGCCGAATGGATCATGAACGTGCAAAATGTCCTTCTCGCGGTCGATGGCAACGAGCCGGCTGAGGTTCTGGATCATGTTCAGGTCAATATCCACGGACTCCTCCATAGTGACCGCGACGGACTCAGAGATACCTCTATTGCACTGAAAATCGGAAGACTCCATATTCCATATGACGAATTGGCAACTGTCTCGCAACGGATTAAGCAGTTCCGGCGGTCGAGGAAGGATCTGGTCGTCAATGACACGGACGACGAGATATCGTTTGCCGACTTTGTCGAGGAGTTGGACAGACCCGGCAGTCGTGACGATGTGATTGTGCAAAGGGTAGCTGATTCGAAAGAATTTGCAAGCTCCCTGCTACGTGGCATTCGGGAAATTCAACTGGCTTTGAGTTTTTTCAGACTGTCTCGCATTGTCCAGCCGTCTTCTGCGGGACAGAAATCGGTGTACTTGAACGTCATATCCCATGAAATCGGTGTTGACCTGCATCGCATGGACCAAAGGAGTCCCGCACATCGCATGTATTTTCAGCGGGACGACGTCGCACATCAGGCTCTTCTGGCCGCGATATCTCTCTCAGTAAGCTTGGATGACAGCTCGGGTGAGACGGACAACATCGTATACATCCCTATGGCTACTACAACAATCAAGACTACGCTTCCTTCCAAAACCGTTGGCTCTTTCGATAATCATAATGCGGAGGAGCGCAACACAAATATCCTCTTTGCCAATTTTGTCGTTACCTCGCCCTCTCTCGATCTAGAACCACACCATCTTGACCGACTTCTCGGTCTGGTTCAAACCCGAGCATCCTCCTCGCGTGGAAAGAAGCGCGACAATCATCGACTGATTTCGCGGCTGCTCCCAAAAGCCAATATTAAGCTGTCCGTGCATGAGCCTGTCGTTCGACTCGTCCTCCCCATCAATAAAGAATCAGCCGGCTCTGATGATGACTATAACCTTCtaatctcctccatctccgcTATAGCTCTTGATATAGACTCTTCGCACTCGTCAGAAGGTGGAGTACATTATTCTCTCTCGTCAGTTTATCGGGTAGCAGATCACAAGCTGTACTATCAGACCCCAACAGGGGTCAAGCACAATCTGCTGACCACAGAGACCCTGGAACTCAAGGTCCTCCTCAACGCGTCGCCAGAGGTGTGCGTGATCGCTACGGGGACACTGAACACATGTTCCGTCCACATGGTCAATGGTGAGGTCAATCGCGGCATCCGCCAGGTCGTTGAGCAGTTGCGAGCCCAGATGCAGAACAGGAGGAGGGCCTCGATGGGacaccaagaaaggaaacCGAGCATACTAAGGCGCATTCCGCCATGGTTACTCAATTTTCAGTTTGAGGCCACGGGTCTCAGTTTAGAAATCGCTGGAGTGGACAGTACAGTCTCAAAGCTTTCCCGAGGAGTTTCACTACAGCTGCAATCATGGACTGCAGAATACAGAGCCCAAAAAGCCGAACCCACTCACATCAGCCTTGTACGGCGACGCACCCCAAGTCACTCCACCATCGGTGACGAATCGCCGTTTCGATTTCCTCCAACATCGCCACCCAGACAAATTCAACATGGTGCTGCGGATGGGAGACGGCTGGCTTTTCACGCCCGTGGCTTCGAAGGCTTTGTGATTGAATCTGAAGACTACTTGGAGCCTGAGCCGTTTTTCTCACTTCCCCGATTTGAGGTTGCACTGAGCACCCAAAGTGACCGTCTTGGTCCTATCTTCCATATCAACTCGGTCCTGAAGGGTGTCTATTTGCAGTATTCACTCTATCGCTATTACTGTCTTGGAGTGGCGGTGTCGGTTATCCAGGATGCATTCATTCAACACCCTACAGAAGCACCAACCCAGCCACCGTTCGAATGGCACCCCAAGGATTCTGCAAGCTCTCCCTCTGTTCCACGGCCACCGCTCCAAAGGAGTGAGCTCATAACGGTCGATATCAGAGCTACAGTCGTTCAAATCAAAACTTTCCTACCTGCCGACCCTCCAATGCTGCTACAGATATATGGCTTGGCGGCGGGGTCTCACCGTCTGTCATCTCCCTACGTAAAGGCGCAGCTGATTCGCTTACATGCCGAAGCTCCCAAGCTCAAGGGTGTTTGGGCCAGAATTATTAGCATGAATAACGTCAAGGCTGACCTGCGTAAGTTCAAACTAAAGCAGGGCTCTAATCTAGTTGAGGAGAAGTCAATAGACGTCTGGGCCGATTTTATCCGCATAGGTGTCCCACATCACATGATAATGCACCGTGTCTTCGACAACTGGGTCAACACTGCTAAAGCTCTTAAGCAGCTCCATCATCGCTTCAAGAACCGTTCATCAGAATTCATTTCGGCAAGGGATCCAGAAGCCCCAAAGAAGGTTCCACGGATCTCGCTGCGGAGTAAAGCTCTATTATTCGAGCTAGAAGATGATGCTTTCGAGTGGAAACTAGGTTGCATCTATCGGACAGGTCTACTTGAGCAGCGACAACGTTTAGCGCGAGAGGAGGCGTTCGAGCTCAAGGTTCAAAAGATCAGGGAGTCAGGACAGCGACGGGCCCCATCCAGGTTGAGAACAAGGTCCAGCCATCGGACACTTCGCAGCGAACGGACAAGCCATGACACGAAGAGGAGCAAAAGTGCTGATCCGAAGCCCCGCGGCCATGCTACCGAGACAAAGGGTggacgagggaggagatTCCGGTATGATACGGAGGGCTCGGCTTGCCTGTCTACCGATTCCAAAATCTCGGAGGAAAAGGCTTGGCTCCGTCTCCAAGAACACAATGCTCGATCGTGGAAACAGAAGATTGATGCGGCTTTTCGCTTTCAAGGCAGCTCTATCAAGGAGATTCGGAACCTCTTCTCTGGAGCCGATGAGCCGCCTGATGATGCCACTGTAACCGAGAAAATTCTCGCCATTCCAAACAGGCCTGGTATCATGTCAGCCTTGATAACTGACCTCAGTCTAGTCATAGACAAACCGTCTTTCCCTATTGAAGAGTTCCCGTCGTTTCTCCATAGGCTTGGAAAGGGAATCCCTCTATCCACACAATACGCTTTGCTCATTCCAATGAGCTTCCACCTGAACATGGGCGAGTCTCGAGTCAACCTGAGAGACTACCCCTTGGACTTGTTGCATATACCTGCCTTACGACCGGGCCAGTCTCCCAGACTCTCAAGTTGGTCGCTACGAACGGATTTCGTTATAGCCGAAGAATACCGCGACTACAGGTCGTCGAGAAAGGTACAGCTCGAACTCGTTCCATCAACCGAACTTTCGGATGGAACCACGAGTCCTCCCTTCTTGATTGATGTGTGGCGTTCTGTGTCCCCTGTCAAGACTTACTCCGACCCTACCATCGAAATCAATACTAGTCTTCCGACAAGCATCTCCTGGGGTATGTCATATCAGCCTGTGATTCAGGACATGATGAAAATCATAGAAGGCTTCACCAAGACTGAGATAGATCCCTCTGAAAGAGTTGGGTTCTGGGACAAGATCCGATTAAGTTTCCACTCGCGCATACGAGTTCTATGGAAGGAGGACGGTGACGTTCACCTGCGCCTTAAAGGCTCTAGGGATCCATATGTGGTAACTGGCTTCGGAGGCGGCTTCGTCATGTGCTGGAAGAAAGACGTAAAATGGGAAATTCACACCAGCGACGATCCGAAGGAATTCATGAGTGTTACAAGTGGGGAATATGTGCTGGCGATCCCAGACTACAGTAACGAGGCTCGATACGCACAAGAGGCCACCGCGCACGACTTGGAGagcacttcttcttcaagcgACTTCAAGAACGCAACACTTTTCAAGAAGGTTGTGATGAAATTGTCAGGCGACGTCCGATTAGTTGCTGGCTTGGTCTTTGAACGTAACATAGACGGGGACAAGCGGTCCTTTGAGTTCAAACCGCATTACGATGTGGTCCTTCGAAATCCGGAGTTTATCGACCcagaggagagaaag GACTACGACGCCTATCGTGGGTTCCGCAGCAACCACATCCACTTGTCCATCTCAGTCGTTGCCCCTGTGAGCAGGAACTGGGATGTCGATCATCTTCAGCCCTCAGCAAGCTACAACGCCGTTCACTTGAGTCCGCGGTTCTTCACGCACTTTTTCAACTGGTGGTCTCTATTCTCGGGTGTGATGTCTCTCCCAGTCCGCCAGGGCCCTCTTTGGCCTGGTATCACCAAAACCAGCAAGAAGTTCAATCGCCACCTTGCTACTGTCAAGTACAAACTGCTCCTCGCGCCTCTATTTGTGGCTCACATCTACAAGCACAAGGATCGTGAGGATTATGCGGAAGATGTGGTCACGGCAACAGGGCTGAAGGTTCGTCTGGACAGTTTGAAGCTAGATGTCCATCAGCGGCGGGAGCAAATCAAGACGGTAGCAAAGGGTCGCCTGAAGCAAACAAAGACAAGCGCCATGCGGATCAACCAAGGCCAACTGGATCTGCAGGCGGCCGATTTCAGAGCCGTATCTGTTAGTATTGAAGGAACGAATCTCGATGACATACAGAAGAACCGGGACGATATCATATCTTCcttccagcagccagtcCCCTCGGTTGATTTATCACGATTCACTATCCCAGACCAGAATCTTGATTGGGTTGATATGGATGACTTTGTTGAGCTTGATTGGATATTGCCTCAAGAGTCCAACCCCAAAACacatattcttcctcttgcgTTCACCCCACGTTTTACCTACTTTCGCCAGACTGACCATGGAGATATAACGCCGGATCAAACAGGGTACAGCCCATTCGGGCATGAGCCCACTCACGACTGCGTTATGTCCGAGAGTAACGAACCTCGTCGGGTACAAATGGAACTGATTAGGGATCGCCTCGCCACTGTTGAAGCACAAATACGGAACTTCGATCGTCGGATTGGGGAGCAGGAACTTCGTATGGCAAAGGATGTCGACCATCATTCCGACCTTAAAAAGGAGCACGATGACTTTATCAGACAGGCTGAATCGCTTGCTCGGAGACGTGCCTTCCTTGTGACTGGGCTTCGTCGCCTTGAAGCGCAACTTTCACGTGAAGAGAAAACCCCAATGGACAAGAAGCCTGAAAATTTCGCGAGTGATAGCTCGTTCCGTCTTGGTGCTGACTCCGATTCAACGAACGATGGCAAGGAAGCGGATCTCGACGGCTTGTACTCGTCGCACAACGATGAATACGCTAGCGACTTCAACAACCGCTTCTTGATTCACAACATGCAGTTGAAGTGGAATAACTCACTCCGCAACATTATACTGCGCTACATTCATCAAGTGAGCCAAAGACGAGGTTTCGTGTACTACATGTCCCGCAGAGCCGTCAAATTCATTCTTGATATTGTCGAAGAACAGAACAAAAACAACCAAAGACGTTCCAAAATGTTCAAGGACTCGTCGAGACGGCCATCGAATGCCGACACAGACGAAGATAGTGTGGAGGATCGTATCGAACAACTTCTGAACGATACCAAACGCTTTGTCAGTGCTGAGGAACAGGAAAGCGTTGATTCGGTTACCCAGACCCAGCCAGATTCTGACAGCTCTAGTGAGAATATCTCGCCTGAGTTCACTCCACAGAATAGTTACTACTTACGGTTGATTGCGCCGCAGATCCAGCTTCAGAGCGCGAAAAACCAGAAGTCAGTCTTGTTGGTGGCCGCGAGTGGAATGCAACTAAAGGTGATTTCAATCATGGACAAAGAACGTGTTTCAGACGATGTCAGCGGTTTGGTACAGCGCCGCTTCTCTCTTGACATGGATGGTGCTCAGTTCTTCGTTGCAACTCAGAAGAATCTGATGAATCACTTGCAATTCTATGCCGGTAATAAGTATGGCAACGCTCCGGGATCGGCATGGCCACCTTGGGTAACGCTCGAAGCCATGTTTGATTTTGAGTTGAATCCTTTCGGCTTCTCGCGAATTATTCAGAAGACTTCCGCCAGCTTGAGATATGACAAATACAACAACCTGCGTCTGAAGTACAATGAGGAAGTGGCAAAAGGGCAATCCAAGCACGTCGGTCCAGATGGTCAAGAGACTAGGATGGATCATATTAGTGTTGACTTTCCTCACTTTCGCGCCATTTGTGACTCGGCTGAATATTACTCAATGTACATCATCGTGCTGGATCTCCTTCTCTATAGCGAACCGTTGGAGAAGGTCAGAAACGAACGTCTGGAACGCATACTTCTCACTTCGGATTTCAGCGACCTGAGAGGTGCTCCGGAGATGGTGTTCAAGCTGCAGTCCCGCATCCGTCAGCTAGAGGAGATCAAAGAGCATTTCCAGATCAACGCTCAGAACCTGGACAAGCATGGCTGGGAAGACCGGCTGGTGCTGGAAAAGGATCTGGCTCAATGCGAAGACGAgttattcttcttgatgaaagCCATCACGACATCTCAAAGACGGATCGAACCAACGACGTCTGGAGCAAATGGAATTctgagatggaagatctcTGCATCCGAGGTAGTCTGGCATCTTATGATGGACCAGTGTCAGCCTTTGGTCGAGTTCCAGCTACGGAATGCCGAGTATGATCGCACGGACAATAGTGATGGGTCGAATCACAATCTCGTGGCAGTTGAACGGATATACGGCTTGAACCTTCTACCGGACGCCATCTACCCTCAAATCATCGTGCCGTATCTTGACCAAGCCAAGAACCTGGACGAACCCGATGAGAATATGATTAGGGTCAAATGGCACATGTTGGAAGCTGTTGGCGGTATTCCCGTCCTCGATGACTTCGAGGTGTCGCTTTTCCCGCTCAAGATACAACTGGAGCGCGAGCTTGGTCAAAGGGTGTTTGAGTATATCTTTCCGAATGTTCGCTCCAATGGGTTCGATGGCGGTTTCTCACCTTTCATGATCAAGAACATGAAACCTTTGGATGTCTCGGAAtcggaagaagacaatgataGCCCATCTCCACCTCCAAGCGCGCAAGGCGCCAGCGACATCTCAACCGAGGACCTTTCAGGGCCCAAAGGACCCGGCGCTATTGAGCTCAGATTGCAACCCACGCGTTCGCTGGCAGACGAAACGAGACCTCGTTCGCGTCACAGTTCGTATAACCTTAAGGGTCTTGGCATGACGGCGATACACAAGAAAGAGCAGCAAGGGAGCAATCGTCTGGGAGTATCGCAATCAGACCGCCCAGCAACGAGTGCTAGTTCATTAAGCAAGAAGAAGTCAGTTGAAAGCATGCGAATGCTCTCCAGACAGCCTACAGACAAGTCAATTGCCAATGGCTCGACTGCCAACGTCGGGGAAGATAAAGGCAAGAAATTTACCCTGATACCGAACAAGAGCGGTAAATCCAAGGAAGCACAAGACGATCTATCGCAGATGATGTCTCGCGCATCTTCTTATATGACCCTTGCTCACGTGAAGGTGAACGATGTCGTACTTTGTTTGAGTTACAAAGGCAAAGGGGAGCACAACCTCGAGGACATCCATGACTTTGTCTTCCGACTTCCTGTTCTAGAATACCGGAACAAGACATGGTCCAATTTGGATTTGGCTCTGCGACTGAAGAAGGATGTCATCAAGGCTTTGATATCTCACGCACCCGCGATACTTGGCAACAAGttttctcatcatcgaccTTCAAAGCAACAACTGAAACGCTACCGCGAGGTTGCCAGTCCATCTCAGCTACTTCAGAACCAGGACAGTGCATCAAATGCCCCGTCGGGCAAAACCCAGAGCCTAGCGAGTTATGACTCGAACAGCGAACATTCAGGGTCGACGTCTCAACGCTCAGTTCACTCAGGAACCTCCCCACTTGCGCGATCACAATCCTTAGGCTCAAGTATGCTTAGCATCCAGGATCAAGGCATACCATTTGACTCGCGCTCTGCGAGTGAAGTGGATGTCGATGCTCGCTGGGAG CAATCTCGTAGGATTGTCAATCCTCCCAACCGACCACTAACGTCGGGCCAAGCAATCGCAAGGGCTGAGACGAAGATTTGGGATGGGCCCGATGAGAG TCACAAAATGACCATCCGAAGCTTTGGACGGAAATTGCTGCCATCGCGAAAGTAA